In Nicotiana tabacum cultivar K326 chromosome 10, ASM71507v2, whole genome shotgun sequence, the DNA window cccctccggagtctacacacccacagtgagcgcaggtacccattatgatatgagagtgagcccgaggggctgatactgttctgagcgattgatactgtgcccgaggggcggatttctacttgatATTTACCTATTAAAATTTcctattttacttgttttaaaaaggggtttcatttgacttcttcactgatttactaccttaagtgattttactgcttaatatggaattgctttgtacctttacgtgttttcatactttcaaccattatttatagttattactcactgagtcggagtacttacattactccttgcaccatgcgtgcaggttcaggcatcgcagagtccgctcctgagtgctgattctcccagtccaggcagtgattcggagactacgaggtagctgttgacgttcgcagccccgtgcctcccttatcttatcattttcatatttttagaactattgtatcagatttagtgttcagtaggcttgtatccggatttcttagttgctcatgacttatgacacccccgatttgggctgtgtcgggatggtttctgtTGTTAGTAATGTTAAATTCTGCAatttatggatattatattatgttttattgccgtttatgataattaattgtttaaaatagGTGTTCCCTTTTggtttggctggccttgtcttcacgaggggcgccatcacgatcgggttcgggaaTTAGATCGTGACAACAACATAGTAAACttgaagtaaaaaagaaaaataaatactgTCCATTACTATTACAAATGGATAAATGAAGAAACAAATATACactttaatatgcttttcagttACTATGGAAATTAGAAAATAAAGGATCctaattgtgttaattattacTATGGCAGAGGAATGACTCAACAATTAATTATATACGATTATTATACTTTTCACTTACCTGAATTGTTTGTAAATAAATTGTATTAATTATATTAAGATTCCATTAAAACCTCAAATTccttaataaaaatacaaaaatagaaaaacagaGAAAGCAAGAATCCCAGGGTAATCATCAGTTTGCTCCATCGTAGCTTAACTCTTACCACTGAGAATCTCTCTTTATTTCTCTTAATCTTCTTAAAGTTCAGTGATAACTTACTTTACCATCCAACTGACGACTTTGTCGAACAACTTAGAGCCTTAGATATCCCCACCAACTTCATTTTCATCAACAAGAAACTCaatcgaaaccctaatttttcttGTCAAAAAATTTGATACAACATAAGAACCGATGCATTTAAGATATTAATACAAAAGTGGTACAAAATTCACAAAGGAAACAAATTAAAATTTGTATGATTGAGGAAAGAAGAAGTCCAAAGAGATAAATACTTACAGACCAAAGGCCCAAAGTTAAGGGCAAGAAGAGCGATTAGAGACTGAATAGACATACTAAACCTAAATTTTTTGTTAAACTATAGCCAATTTTTTATATTCAAAACATATTAAAGAAAATGTAAGAATTGAGAATTGGTAATTAGCTTTTGTATTAATCACTAGTAAATATTTACATAGCACCATAGTTAGTTATCATATATACATTAGTCTCATACTCTTCCTATTATCTATTCAAAATCTATGACTTTGCACTATATCAACTATACTAGGAGGAGCTCGTGCACAACAAAAACACACTATCTCCTTTGCTATCTTCTCCCAGCTCGTATCCCTTTTCTAAAAAATTCTCTGATTTCTCTCTATCCATATATTATGTACCATTTCCGTGTATAACATCCTGAATAATTGtgcttctttggatctacctttaGCTCTCTTAATCACTTCTTGAATATGTTGTTCCCAGTTTGTTCCTGTCAAGCTTTGTTTCTGTGCCCAATTCATCACTTTACTTATTACCTCTTTTGTGTATGTACACTCCACATATATGTGATCTCaagtttcttcttctttctggCATAGACTGCATCTGTCCTCTCCCTGAATACCCCATTTTTTAGCCTGTCAACAGTGAGTAGTCTGTTCTACATTTGTAACCAAAGAGTGAACTTTGCTTTTGGCCTTCCAGCATTACCAAACATCAGACATTTCTATAAGACTCTAGGTTGGTCATCCAGTAGCTGCAGATATATCTGTTTGATAATCCATTTTTCCTTGCATATTTGCACATTATTATCTTCTATGATCTGCTTTGCTTCAAATATTTTCCTCACCATCCAGCTTGCCTGCTTTGGTAGTTTAACTTGATCCATCTGCTGCCCTTTTATATAGTATGCATGTATCCATTTTATCCACATTCTATCTTCTTTATGTGCCACATTCCAGTATAGCTTACTAATGGCAGTTTTATTTCACAATCTCATGTTTATGATATTCCATCCACCACTGCTTTTTGGACAACATACTATTTCCCAACTGATCAAGGCTTTCTTTGTTATGACATTATTATCAGTCCATAAGTAACTTCGACCGAAGCTTTCCACTGCTTTCATTACTTTAACTGGTAATATGAACACTTGAGCCCAGTACAATTGAACTCCAAATAAGACACTGCTAATCAATTGGCTTCTTCCTGCATATGATAATTTTCTTGCTGTCCATGAAGTGATTCTTACCACAATTTTATCAATGATTGGTTTCCATTGTATCATTGTCAGTTTTCTAGTTGAAAGTGGTACTCCTAAATATTTAAAAGGTAGTTCTCCCCTTGTAAATCTTGATTCCTGCAGTATCtgctcttgttcttgttgtcccATTCCTCTAaaataaattgagcttttccctttatttgcttgCAATCCTGAAGCTTTTGAGAATCGATTAAAGCGCTTCATTATAGCTTTTACTGATTCAGCTTCTCCTTTGGAAAATATTAAAAGATCATCTGCAAAACATAAATTAGTTAGTGATAATCTGGCACATCTGGGATGGTATTTGTACTGCTTGCTTCCTGCCATGTCCTTCAGTGTTCTGCTCAGGTACTCCACTGCTATTGCAAACAAGAATGAGGACATAGGATCCCCTtgtctcaaacccttcttagcaTTGAAAGGTTCTGTTGGTTCTCCATTTATTATGACTGTGTAGTTAACTGCTTTAACACACTCCATCACCCATGCCATGTATCTTTCTGGGAATCCCATTAACCTCATAACCTACTCCAAGTAGCTCCATTCAACTGAGTCATAGGCTTTTTGTAAGTCAATCTTGATCATGCATCTTGGTGTTATATGCTTCCTTGTGTAACCTTTAACTAATTCATGAGCCAGAATAATGTTGTCTCCTATTCTCCTCCCTGGTACAAATCCAGCTTGTGCATCACAAACGATCCCTCCTAGTATCTTCTGCATTCTAGCTGCCAATATATTTGAGATCAGCTTGTATAGCACTGTGCAATATGCTATTGGTCTATATTCTTTAATTGTTACTGGATTCTCTATCTTTGGTATCAAAGTTATGGCTGTACAACTAATAGCTCTATACAATCTTCTTGTACTGCTTTAGTCACCTCATCACCTATAATGTGCCATGCTCTCTTTAAAAATACTGCATTATAGCCATCTATCCCTGGTGCCTTATCATCTCCTATTCCTTTTAGCCCTTCATACACTTCCTGTCTGGTTACTTCTGTGTTTAGGATCATTCTCTGCTCTTTGTTCAATGTAGGCCCCTTCTTCATTACTTCTCTATTAACTGTTGTTAGATTCACAGTTGCTGTGTCCATAAGGCCTTTATAGAATCTCAAAATTTCTTCCTGAATCCCCTCCTGTTTGTTTATCTTGTTACCATCGGATCCCATCAGTTCTTTTATTTGTTTcctatgatttctttctttcattACTGCTGAGAAGTATTTGGTATTTGCATCCCCTAGTTTTATCCATTTATCCCTAGATTTGTGCTTCATAATGCTTTCTTCTATCATTGCCCACTTCTCTAATTTCTGCAGTTCATCCCTCTCTTGAGCTTGCAATACATCATCAAACTTTTGCTACATTTGactttatattttctttatttcttcccttGCATTTTCCATTTTTTGCTCAGCATTCCTAAATTCTCTGTTGTTCAGTGTCTTCAATGTAGTTCTTAGCCTTTTCAACTTTCTCCATATTCCTCTCATTAGCCAAAGATCTTGACACTGTTACCAAGCTTCTTCTACTAGTTGTGTAAACTCTTTGTGATCTGCCCAAACATCAAAAAATCTAAAAGGACTCCTAGTATTAGCTTGATCCACTCCCAAGTTCAGTAGCATTGTTGCATGGTCTGAAATCCCAGGCAGCTCATATTCTACTGTTACATTGCCCCATTTCATCAtccattcataatttccaaaggcTCTATCAATTCTACTTTGTATTCTATCTTCCATTCTTTGCTTGTTACTCCATGTATATTAATCTACCTTCCACAACAGTTCATTTAGGTTGGCTGTTTGCATACATTCTACAAAGTCTTGTACATCACCCTGTTGGATTGGATTGCCTTGATTCCTATATGCAACATATATAACTGCATTAAAATCACCTATCACTATCCAAGGTTTGTTGATACCTTGAGCTAGTGTCTTCAATTCTTCCCATAGACATTTCCTTTTctcaattgtattaaaatcatataTGATAGTCATCAAACAGTCCACCTGACCAACATTCTCTATGACTTCACAATGTATCATTTGAGCATTTTCCCTTATCTTAGTAACCTGGTAATTGTTATCATCCCACATCACCCAAATCCTTCCATTATTGGCTGATGCATAATTATTCAAACTGCTCCACCCTGTGGCTATGTTTTTGGCTATACTTCCAGCTTTATTCTCTTTTACTCTTGTTTCAACTATGCCAGCTAtccctatttttttttgtttttaggaGTTTCTTCAGTTCTTTCTGCTTGTATCTTTTATTTACTCCCCTTATATCCCATACTAACCAATTCATATGGATCTTTTTGTCTTACCTCCTATGTCTGGAGGTACTGTGTGTGCACCCTTCCCCTCTCTACTCAATATTTGGAATCCATTCCTCAGTGGTACTGATCCCAGAACTGGAAAATGAATGTCGTTGAACTTTGGGATTTAACTTTTCACCTCTTTTGTTGTATTCCCTGGTGTTTGTACTTCATTgcttgttgatttctgcttctcTGCTTCCCTTGACCCTTGTCCTATTTCCATTATTCTCCTACTTTCCTGTTGTTGCATCATTCCTTTTTCTGGGGAAATTTCTTGTTCAATTTCTTTTATCTTCCCTTTCTCCTTTGTAATCCATTGTTGCACTACTTTTTTTTGGCTTTCTCTGTTCATACTGGGTATTCATTTGAATCTGCCTTCCCCTTTCCTGCTTGCAATCATGTCCAATGGTTTGACATTTTTCATAGAACTTTGGTTTCCAGTCATAGACTACTGATTGCAGAAATATTTTCCCATTTGAATCTTCCACTCTTATTTCTTCCTTTAGAGGCTTTGTCACATCTACCTCTATTATCATTCTAGCATATGATACTCTTAGTTGCTTAGCAGTGTATTCATCAGCATACATAGGTGTATCAATAGAACTTACAATCCTACTTAGTGAGTTCACCCCCCAGCAATTCAATGGATGTTTTGGAAATCTAACCCATAATGGAATCTCAGTGGGAAATTCCTTCTCAAAATCAAAGTCAGTTGTCCATTGTTTAAGTATAATTGGCTTATTACTAATAGTATATGGACCTGCTAACAGAATTTCCTGCATATCTTCCATCATTTTAAATTTGATTATATAATAACCATCCTCAGGCATATATAACTCTGGATCTGGAATCGAATTCCATGTGTTTTCTATATATCTCTTCATTACATTATATTCTGGCAAATCACCCAGAACATATGCAATTAAAGCCCCTTTTCCATTTCTCTATTTCTCTATCAACTTCTTCCTTATCATATTGTACTCTAATTACCATTTAACACTTGTGGAGGTATGTAGGTTAATTTCATACCATTTTCAGCTGCTCGATTCTTCGCAAATAAGTTTGTCCATGCTGCTCTCACCTCCTCCTTAGGTTCTTCCTTGTTTTCTTCTACCGTTGTTACTGTTCCATTGGTTTGCATCTGTGAATTGATCTCATTCCTTTTAACTATCTCCTTTTCTGTATCTCGTTCCTTCATAGCCATCTCAGATCTCGATTGAGACCCTTCTGGTTCTTCAATTTGATTCCCAGCTCCAGATCCATTGTTTGCATGTGTCGATTGTACCTCAGCTTCACTATCTTCCTTTGGTTCTTCATCATTTTTGTCTTCCAGCTCAAAGTTGTTGTTCTGAATTTTCTGTGGACGGCCTCATCCTCTTCCTTGGCCTCCACCCCTGCCTCTCGCTCCTGCCATTTTCACACCGGTGCAGGTTAATCTAACTTACGCTGAGAGCATGAGAGAGAAGTCGttttgttcaactttcatacagtTATATATATTAATTTCTAAGGTAATTAatgtaaataaaattaattacctTAGAAAGATATACAAGAAATTGACAATGACGATAGTTGCAGGAGCACATTTAATAGAAGCAAAAAATCTATAAAAATAGAGAAAGAGACGAAGAAAATAAGAGAGGAACTTTAGAAGCAAAACAGGGATCTTTGTATCATTTAACATAAGTTAAGCAAAAAATTTGCTCATGTTAATTAGCACAACATGATCATAAAAGCAGATTccttttaaaatttgaatttcaGGTAATAGTTGGGACCAacaaaattatattcttttttcttttcaattattttaGGTGGTTTAAAATTAACTTTAGGATTCTTAAGCTAAATAGTCGTACATCCAATTGCTTAAGCTAAAAATGCccgtcaaatatatatatatatatatatatgaacaatCATGTATCATTAGTGTATATTTTGGTATATTTgctaaaaaaagaaaacaataacCATCTATGTGTATAAAGGTCCCAAAAACTATAGTCTAATATTTAGCACATATTTATTGGGCCCGAGCACAGCACGTGTTGTCGGTTAGTAGTACTATTAATAAGAGAGAACCATGAGGAGCTTATGGTTCATGCATATTTATGAAAAAATCCAtaaaattttagtttatttttgttTTGCCCCTAGACTTGCTGCCCAGTTGACTGAAAAGCCAATACTcctatttcttataatttggtattatcacttttagcccccGCTACAAACTATGTACATTCGGTAGTCAAAAATTATATCAAAATTGTATAAtatttgtatataacatataatTACCCCATCCTCTACAAGGtactcccttcgtttcaatttatgtgaactcatttgactgagcacggagtttaagaaaagagagaaaacttttgaacttgtggtgtaaaatgaggcacatatattttgtgtggctataaatcattatgtaaaggtaaattatttctaaataaggaaatgagtcattctttttggcacggactaaaaaggaaataagttcacataaattgaaacggatggagtatataTTTTTCATGCAATTAACATAtcatttcaatattattttttctataatttttattgtgTCCCGGTAATGGATAGAGTTGCAGTCCTTTTTGGAAATCTAATTTTGCCCCTTCTTTGCACTTAATTACAATAAATGTACATATACACTTTCGTAAACCCAAAGATACACAAGCCTTCTTGCAATACCTAAGAGCAtgtttggaaagccacaagaGCATTATAGTTGCTGATGTCACATGAAAGTAATACATGCTTTCACAAATTTTCAATTGTCAGCTCCAACTTATTTTGGCACTTATGCTACaaactttttcttttcaaaagttTCAAATTTGGAAATCGacccaaatttcattttttttgcgCAAAAATGTCAAAAGTAAGCAACGGTCATATTGAAACCGtcactattgttcattaggtcatttttatgccCCGTAAAATTTGAGGCGATACAGATCCGATatcccgaattcatgcagatgacgtgaactataacacacaaaaatttggaatcGGCCCGAATTCCAGTTTTtggctctaaaatgccaaaaaacaaggaGCGGTCATGTCAAAGCCATGTCTATTGTTCACTAAGTCATTTTTATGGCctcacaaaattttaggtgattccaATTTGGTAGCCTAGATTCATGTAGATGATGTGGACTaaaacacatgaaaatttggAAATCGGTCCGAATTTCTATTTCTtagcccaaaaatgcaaaaaataaaataaacgttCATGCCGAAGAAATGAATATttttcattaggtcatttttgatggcctcGTAAAATTTTAGACGATTTGGATCCGGTAGCCCGAATTCATGGAGATGGCGTGgactagagcacacgaaaatttggaaatcgacccgaattctattttttttccctaaaatgccaaaaatgaggaatgacCATGCAGAAaccatgactattgttcattaggttatttttgatggtCCCGCAAAATTTTAGACAATTCGGATCCGGTAGCCCGGATTCATGGAGATGGCGTGGACTCCACGCAAAAATTTAGAAATCGGCCTGAATTCTCATTTTTTATCCCTAAAATTCCAAAAACGAGGAATGATCATGCAGAAGCCataactattgttcattaggtcattttttatggccccgaaaatttttaagcgattcGATTCCAATAGCACGAATTCATCCAGATGTTGTGGACTACACGAGAATTTGAAAATCGGCCCGAATTCTAATATTTTTGccacaaaatgccaaaaaataaggaatggtcATGTCGAAGccatgactattattcattaggtaaTTTTTTATGGCCCCGCAAAATTTAAGATAATTCGCTTCCGTTAGCCCGGATGCATGCATATAGGATGGACTATAGCATATAAAAATTTAGAAATCGATCCGAATTCCAAATTTTTTgctctaaaatgccaaaagacGAGGAACGGTCTTGCCGAAGCCataactattgttcattaggtaattttttatggtcccgcaaaattttaggtgattcgaatCCGATAGCCTGGATTCATGCAAATGGCCTGGACTATAGCACAAAAAAGTTTAGAAATCGGcccgaattctagtttttttgccccaaaatgcaaaacaaaaaggGATTGTCTTGCCGAAGCCATGACTATTtgtcattaggtcattttttatggccccataaattttaggcgattcgaatTCGGTAGCCCGcattcaagcagatggcgtgGGCTGCAGTACTCGAAAATTTAGAAATCCTCTAGAATTTCAGTAatttggccctaaaatgccaaaaaaagaggaacggtcatgccgAAGCCATGagtattgttcattaggtcattatTGTTGTccccataaaattttaggcggttTGGATCCGGTAGCCCGGATTCATGCAGATGGCTCGggcaatatttaaaaattaacccgaattctagtttttttgccctaaaatgccaaaaacgaggaatggtcatgcagaagccatgactattgttcattaggttattttttatggctccacaaaattttaagtaattcggTTCCGATAGCCCGATTTCATGCAGAtgcgtggactataacacatgaaaatttgATAATCGACCTAAATTCTAATATTTttgctataaaatgccaaaaaaggagGAGCAGTCATGTCGAAGCTATGACTATAATTCATTTGGTAGTTTTCGATGGCCCCGCAAAATTTTAAACTATTCGCTTCTGGTAGCCCGGATTCATGCATATGGGCTggactatagcacaagaaaattttgaaattggtccaaattccattttttttgccctaaaatgccaaaagacgAGGAACAATCTTGCCGAATCCATAACTAATGTTCATTAGGTACTTTTTTATGGtcccataaaattttaggcgattggaaTTCGATAGCCCGGATTTATGCAGATGGCacggactatagcacacgaaaatttagaaaTCGTCCTGAAATCTAATTTTTTTTCCTAAAATTCAAAAAGCGAGGAAAGGTCATGTCGAAACTATGATTAATGTacattaggtcatttttgtttgCCCCGCAAAATTTAGGCGATTCAAAATTGGTAGCTCGGACccgaattttagtttttttgacCCTAACATGCCAAAAATCGTAGAACGACCATACTGAAACCATTACTATTactcattaggtcatttttagtggccccgcaaaattttaggcaattttgGCACACGATTGTTTTTGAATCAGCccgaattctaattttttggccctaaaatgccaaaaaaaggaACTGACTATTTTTCAGTAGGTCATTTCTGATGATCCTGCAATTTTAAGCGATTCGGATCTGCTAGTCTAGATTCAAGtagaaggcgtggactatagcacacgaaaatttgataATCGGCCGGAATTCTAATATTtttgccataaaatgccaaaaaatgaggaacggtcatgacgaatccatgactattattcattaggtgaTTTTTGATGGCCCCCCAAAATTTTAGACATTTTGCTTTCGGTAGCCTGGATGCATGCATATGGGGTggaatatagcacacgaaaatttagaaatcggttcgaattccaaaaattttgccctaaaatgccaaaagacgAGGAATGGTCTTGCCGAAGCCATAACTATTCTTCATTAGGTAATTTTTTATGGCCCcgtaaaatattaggcgatttgaATCGGGTAGCCCGgattcatgcagatggcatggactatagcacacgaaaatttaaaaatcggcctgaattccagttttttgccccaaaatgcaaaaaacgaggaactgTCTTGCCGAAGCCATAACTATTtgtcattaggtcatttttgttggCTCCatcaaattttaggcgattcgaatcCGATAGCCCGCATTCAAGCAGATGGCGTAGACTGCAGCGCACTCAAAAATTTAGAAATTCGTCCGAGTTCTAGTAATTTggcccaaaaattccaaaaaatgaggaacggtcatgctgAAGCCATGACTATTGtacattaggtcattttttattgcCCCACAAAATTTAGGTGATTCGGATCCGGTAGACCGCATTTATGCAGATGGCATAGATTATAGCACTCGAAAATTTAGAAATTGGCCCGCATTCCAGTTATTTTGTCCTAAA includes these proteins:
- the LOC107805067 gene encoding uncharacterized protein LOC107805067, whose translation is MEIGQGSREAEKQKSTSNEVQTPGNTTKEVKRIAGIVETRVKENKAGSIAKNIATGWSSLNNYASANNGRIWVMWDDNNYQVTKIRENAQMIHCEVIENVGQVDCLMTIIYDFNTIEKRKCLWEELKTLAQGINKPWIVIGDFNAVIYVAYRNQGNPIQQGDVQDFVECMQTANLNELLWKQKFDDVLQAQERDELQKLEKWAMIEESIMKHKSRDKWIKLGDANTKYFSAVMKERNHRKQIKELMGSDGNKINKQEGIQEEILRFYKGLMDTATVNLTTVNREVMKKGPTLNKEQRMILNTEVTRQEVYEGLKGIGDDKAPGIDGYNAIENPVTIKEYRPIAYCTVLYKLISNILAARMQKILGGIVCDAQAGFVPGRRIGDNIILAHELVKGYTRKHITPRCMIKIDLQKAYDSVEWSYLE